From Punica granatum isolate Tunisia-2019 chromosome 1, ASM765513v2, whole genome shotgun sequence:
ttttaaaaaaataataaaaaaaaatggattgACCTGTAAATTTGGGGATTGAGGATGGGCATAATGGGAATTCAAACATTTCGCACCTGGTGAAAATTACTTAATGGGTGggtgagattttttttatttctaccTTTTTCCTGGAATGGGTAAACGACAAATGGTGAtgcattattttattaattacatGAAAAAAGATTTGCCTCCTTATCATGCTGAAAAGGTAAGTCAGAGCTCAGGGTGTCATGGCCGAGGCTGTTATGGGCGGTGGGGATGGGACTGTTGTTTTTGGGTGAAAGGGATGGGACCGCTATCGTCTACTCTGGTCGGTTACATTTTCATAAGTCTGAGTcatccaaaattttctttaatttgacGAGACAAATATAACCCTGACCCCCAATAAAATCCTGTAGCAAAATTCTGAGGCGTCGGGTCGGGAGAGCACTGCCCCACTGGCACGGGTGGATCGCCCGGTAGAGGAGGGCTAACCAACAATTCAGGACTGGGGTCGTAGTGTTGCATTGCATAGGAATGGACCGAGATACATTCCATGCAGATGCGATAAGGTTTTGTCGCATCGGAATTGAGAGAGCGTGAGATCCTCTAGCCAATCAGGAAAGGACAACTGAGATCATCTTTTGCTTTCTATTATTCCGTCCATTAGTTTTTCTCcctatacttttttctttactAAGAACTATACCCAACTTTTTATTGCTCAATTATTGTTCTATTATGATCTCTAATccctttctccttttctttcctgTTCACATTTCTTATGTTACATTTTGCTCTGATCTGACTCTAACCGAGATTGCACTTAGAAAAATAGATTGCgtggtaaaaaaataaaaacaaaatgagtaatgctaattaaaatttataaaaaagaaaggaaattgaATTAGCTAAAAGAGCAACATGGGGGACAAAGGAtagtataaatttatttattaaacttGTTCTATAAAGATAACGATAATGAGAATGAGTATGGTGAAATACACATGTCCTTACATGATAATTTAAAGATTTAATGTTTAATTTTTGCGGTGAGATTATctgtgtatttttttatttttttatactagGGCCTCAACCtccattataattaaaaaaagaaaataacaataatttaatgTGATCACCCTTAAATAAATATCAGGCcgctttttaaaatttttagaagtttatttactgcttgcGCTTGAATAGAGTAGCAAATTGGCGGGAAATTTTTTTGCAAACTTTctgaattttcctttttaatctATCTATCCTATCCTATTATTAGTATTATAGGAGATTGAAATtttatagaatatatatatatatatatatctatatatatatatatattctgttTTACACATGTTTGTCCTATGTGGATAACACTGGCACCCGATGCGGGGATTATTCTAATTGTGTGCATGAGCGTGATGTGAAATGCATGGTATAAATCGAACAAAAAGAACTTTTTCTTAcgttaaaaatgaaaaagaaagaaagaaaaaagaggtaATCTTACCCCCAAGATGCTTAAGATTACATGTAAAGCATCACTCCTGTAACTTTCTAATGATAAAGTTTGTAGGTATTGGATTAAATATACGAACGCATCTACGAACTTATTACTAAGTCCCTTATATTGAAAAGGTGCGGCGACATTGGTCGAAGATAAGATGATCGGTTCTCATATAAAGCATGCCCTGTCCGACGTGAGAGCGTATGTACGTGGTCCCCAATAGAAGCAGTAACAAAATAATGTCATCTTGGACTAAAATTGTTTTTACCATGTGATGATGTGATGCTTACTCCATCATCCAATGGATGATTTGAAATGTTTGCATCAAGTTGGTTTATGAGTCACAGTTCCAACATGACATCTCATCAGTTAAATGTGACCAAGaagaacaacaaaaatcaTAATACAATAACAAGGATGCATATGgaatcatataatatatatatatatatatacatatattacatGTACTATACGTATATAAAAAAGGGTTTGGATCTGAACACTGAgggaatgaatgaatgaatgaatgaataattGTGTGCTTTTGCAGTAATCACATGAACCCAACTTACTTAAAGAGCCTCTGTGCTAATTTTGTTCCCATTTAGCAGCAAACACAAAGGCAATTGGTTCTTCCAAAATCAGTACATAATATTCCTTCTGATGAGTCTTTTTGTCTCGACTGAGCACATTGCACATGGACCGtacaataattatatattatgccCTTATAGTTTGCAAGATGGTCGCTCGTATCTTCATGGGGAGCGTAGGACCAAAATAAACTGTTTTCATTGGATTTCTACGACCCCAGAACCATTCAGTTCTCCGTCTCGGTACTCATAATAATCGCCCGGTGATTGCAGGTTGCTGTTGGAAGCAGTGAACCTGAAAATGCAGCATGTGACAAAGGATTCGAACTCTGGTACTACCGTTCATACAGTCCGTGCAATTATTTCCCTCTTGATCGGTAGGCAACCTGCTCAGCGCAACGATTTCTTGCAGGATCGTGTACCATAATATAATGGTACGATCCGGCACGATTAAGTGCCAACGTCTACATTTGCTGCAGACCCGAAGTGGGAAATCTGCGAAGCCTCTGCATTTTGTTTCGTTTTTGGTGTACCAGAATCCGAAAGCGAAAAGGGAGCGAGTGAGTGAGTGGTGGGCTACATTTGAACAAAACAGTGAGatcatcgtcatcatcataTGCTTGTAAGAAAGAATTATGGCCATTACGATTGTATTAATGGAAATTTCTGTATTTTATTGAGCGTTGCCggcaattattattatttatttatttaataacaGCTGCacaaaattcattattttcttatattattattactattgttattatatatagctcattataataaaataccAAAATTACAGAAAACTCGAGCCTCTACAGTTTTTTCGTAAATACTCCAAACGGTCGAAGAAAGAGATCAATGAACCACCCCCACCAAATATGTACATATTACGAAGAGCCCTTTCTAGGTCTTCCCTCGTCTGATCCGGCTCTTGTTACAGGAGAGGTCCGATCCGGTTCGAGTTCTCGACAAAGCACGATCCCGACTTTAACAAATAACGCAGGCGTTCGGGTTCTCCTCCATGCTCTGGACGTAGTAATAGGGAGTCATCTGCTGGTGATAGGGAGTCATCTGCGGGTAGGACGCTCGGTAAGCCCTGACTAGCTCGAGGACGGGGTCGGGCTGTGGCAACGGGAGAGGCTGAGGCTTCTTGGGCTCTTCCTCCTTCTTGGCCTGCTGCTCTTCCTTCTTCGGCTCGTCTTTCTTGGCTTCTTCGTCTTTCTTCGGTTCCTCGCCGGGTTTCTGCCCCTCCTGCTGCGGCTGCTCTTCCTTCTTTGCCTCTTCTTTGgggccttcttccttcttggcctggccttcttccttcttcggctcttccttcttctccttctccggCTCTTTCGCGGGGCCCACCGTGATTATGTCCGTTTGCCAATACTTGCGCAGCTTGCTCACCACGCTGACCGGATCTACTGCCCCGATCACTGtcagcttcttctccttcaTGTCCATCGAAAGAGAATCGATTCCTGCAGAACATAAAAGCCAAATCAAGAAAGGCCACCGGACTTAAATAGACAACGGAGGCCACTCCTCTTGGACTGCTTTTGCTTTCCATAATTTAACTCCGACAAAAACATTAAACGCGCCTTAGCATCGCGGAAAATTACCCATCACCATTCATTCATCAATCATTCGATATCAATACATCGAAACGACAAACATCGAGGTAAGCCCACTTTTGTGTGCCATGTTCGAGTCTTTCGTACCAAAGGTGACAGCAGGATATATCGACCGAGCTCGATAGAGATCAAGATAATCTGTTTCCTCCTAACGATCCATAAAAAGTAAGAAAGCTGCTCGAATAAAAGATTAAGGATTCGTCGACCGCGGCCTataagaaaaacaaacaaatagacATCGATAATCAACAGCAGCGAGAAACGAAATCCATTCGTTATGTACCTTGAAGGGAGGCAACGGTCTTAAGGGCCTTCTGCTTAGCTTTGCCATCGTGCAAATCCAATTTCACCACGAGCTTCTGCGACCCCCAGAGAATCCAAGACAAGAGAGAGATTCCCAGTAGTCAGAAGGAGAACAAGCTCAAAGGAAATCCACTCAATAAATTCATAAGTTTTTTATTCgcataatattttctcatattcAGTGCAAATCAGAAAACAGAGCAGAGCAACTCCAATACCCCAAAAGCTACTCTTCTTTGATTATAAAAGCCATGGAAATGGAACCTTTGTCGGCTTCAACAggggaggaaaagaaaaaaaaaaaaaaaaagagcagaaAGCAAACAGAGAAAGGCTCAAGAGGAATCAAATCCTACAAGGGAAGAGATCAGACCTTCATGGGTTGCTCCTTTTGGGAGGGATATTCGAATCAAAGCAGAGGGAGACGGAGAATGCTGCTGGTGAGTTAGAGGGAACAGAGCAAGAGCAGatactgaaaaagaaaatgtaggggttacagagagagagagagagagagaaggggggaGGGAGTGAATGAGTGTGAtgttgaaaaggaaaagggaggGAGGTGAGATAAGAGCAGGAGGAAGGAATGGGACAGACACAAAGATTGAAAAATTGGGAGGTGCAAACGCAAAGAACATAAGAGAATCCGAATCACAACAAGAATTGCACActcggagagagagagagagagagagagagagagagcaaatgcagaaaagaaagcttgagagagaaagTTAGAGAGAGACTGATActgtatatatgcatgtatatgcatgtatgtatgtgtttGAATCGAATGGCTGCGAAGCTTTGTACcactactctctctctctctctctctctctctctctctctctacactCCATAGCTGATaggtgaagagagagagagagagagagagagatcaatATTTCTCTGCCGTTCTCTTTCTGCTGTTCTTCAAACGTGAATGACTGAATGAACGATGAAGGAATGATTtagcataaaatattaaaaaaataataatatgatgatgatggagaAATGAAATGAACGAGGAGCCGTAAATTGAGGCCTCTGCTTTTccttattttctaaaaaatccTACTGCAAGGCTTTTCGTGTGAGTCCACATTCTCTCATGTTGCTAGAATTCGGTCTGGTGTGGTTTTTGACTCGAGTTGTGACCAAAATCATAGGTtcgtttaaaaaaaaaaatttgaaaaaaccAAATCAAGGTTTTATCAAAACCATAATGGCCTGTTTGAATTAagagtaaaaaaatttcaactttaactttaatttaacacactatataataaaaatatacatttttcaagtaaaaaattttaactttaacttcaactcaacacactacataacaaaaatacatattttccaagtcaaatctataatctcatctcatttgtcatttttcacaattaaaatcaaaatcaaaatcaaaattactttaattctaaaaccaaacgcaccattatAGTTTAATTCCCCTATTTGATCATGTCCTTACCAATTTTATTTACTGGGAAAGTCAGAAAGCATCATTTATCATGCATCccaatttataaaaaaagtaagatAAAATGATCTCgaatataattttcatttaccGTAAGGGTCCATAATTACGAAAGTCGCAAAATAGTAAAGTTCATAATTCACACAGTAGCAATAGGTCCGTGCAAAGAAAAATcgaatatatacacatatggTTTTGTTCggttttttttgcttttttaatttaaaaatcaaacctgttaatttttttttaaggaaactTGCATTTGCATCCCATCAAACCATATTTTCAGTGTTATGGATCTTCGAATTAGTTTCGGTTCGGTTTTCTGGTTAtatggaaaattttgaattaccCCAGCTTGGGCAAGATATACCCATATGGTTTTCGATTTGagaatttcttctttctttgcttttttctcttttatttttttttgggttattaGGAGTGCCCGTGAATctaattaataagaaattagAAGTTAGAAGTTAGATAAAAAGAGTTgaaaatttcttcttctttttttcgctTATAAAGGAGGCCTAAGGGTTagtgtaatgaaaaaaaaattctaaataacttATAAGGAAGTGTGAGTAATTTTACTAGGTATCGAACATGTGACTTCTTGGTCAATATACGAGAGCGTACGCCATTGTATTACACTCTCTTTTGATAAAAGACTTGAAAATTTCtattgataaaattaaattcgAACTATCTTATTACCCAATTGAGGGCGTAGACCATTACATAACaaccctttcttttttaattcaaaattttgcaTAAATATAAGCTCTTTTCGTAAGCTttgcgggaaataaaagaaGGGTTATTGACCCAATAGAGCATGAACCTTTGAACACTCTTCAAAAATAGCACGAATTTTCCTCTTTTGCAAATAAATTCACGGACTTTAAGCCAGTAGTTACTTTTGTCATCCATCTAATTTGCTTACGTGATGGGTGATGGTAAACGGTGCTTAAATTTCAAACAATGACATGCCATATcagtaaaataatataaaataatcaaaaacTAAAGCAAAAATAtgagaaatattaaaaaaaaaaaaaaacagagagagagaacattGCTGATCGGGGAAACCGTGCCGTCAACTCTCGtcccggggggggggggggcgcgGTCGGCGGGAATTCCCCATCCATTCTCTTATCAGtctgtcttttttctttttatactttcatatatttttttaaatttttattattttatactatTTGCTGATGTGGCATTAACACCATGTGTTATTCATGCACAGGGAAAATTGGACGGATCGAgaatatgattttctttttgaaaaaaatgttcgcactatttttgaaaaaaaaagagcaaaatctATGATTTATTGGATCGTTAGtcaaaaacaaaaacgaaAAATCACGGGAGAATGGGACCCACACCACGTTTGAGTGTCAAAATTTGCAGATTCATGCAGCCGGCGGCGGCGATGGCACCTCATTAAGCTAAGCTAAGCCCAGCTTTGACTCTGATGTAATTCTTGGCCCTTCATTGAATTCACTTGTCTGTCTTTGACCCTTTGCAGCCCTTTGACCCTTAGCAGCCCACAGAACGTTGTTGGAAACGACTAACgagagaaggaaaaaacaaattttaattatacaaaattaaaaaccAGAAGCCTTATGTAACATCCTCGAGATAAGAATTGAAGAAATCAACTTGAATTGATTCGGatgatttaatattttctGTAAGTAAAAATCGGATAGAATTCTATGAATAAAGAAAAGCTATAATTAAGAGATATTTATTCTTTAAAGCTAAACTAActctaatataaattaatagaagtctattaaatttttagatattatgtgatgtaaaataataataataataataataataagaaggAGGGAAGAAAACCATATAGTGAGTTcccaatttcaattttgacGCCTATCTCTTTGTAGAGCAGCGGCTACAAAGATCACAGACGAAAAGATAATATCACGTTATCTCTTACCAATAACTAAAACTTATAAAAGTGGAGCTCGGATGGGTTGATTACTTACTCGAAGTTTATAACTCAATCGAGTTTGAATCTTATCGAGATGTGAGGTTACAAAAATTGAATTCTGATTATTTGCTTTGGAGCGGTCCGGGAGGGGATACCCTTGATGTAATCGAAAGATACCATGACTGTAACATCGAAGGGGACTGAACATTTTCGCGGGGCGGGAATTCGCAAATAATCtcgaagaaggagaagattaGGTTTCGATCGAGGAAGGTATTGAGGCAGGTAAGACCAGCGGTTGCATGCGCGATGCATGCCTCATCACTGTCCTCAGCTGCATGGACTGCATGCCAATAATTGACGTTTTTTTCTTATACAAATGTATTTATAGATACATAGATATAACTGTATATTactatatatttgtatatacaCGTGGAggataatatattaaaagctATATATTACCAAGAAAGCACAACTCGTGCTTCTGTTGATGATGGAAAACAGTCATTCCCCTGTTTctctaattaatcgaatcgtgCTATGATCCGCCTCACGTAAGTAGGAAACCCCACACGAATTTGGAACATTGTGCGGTCCGATCGTACTCGAATATAGCTtggcttttttatttttttatatctttaatCTTAGGCATATAAAAGAGGGTTCTCGGTCGACTACGACGGCCCGTTTGATAACATGGATTAGCTATAGGGGACGCATGCGCGGGGAGAATTTTGTCGTCCTTGTCATCGCACTGTCGTTTCTCATATACTTAGCATGGATTGAGCCCCACAGCTGCTTACGGAACAAAACATAAtcacgaaaaaagaaaaaagacttGCCATCTATATACGCAATATACGTGGCATACATGAATGATCGTACATATAATTCCTGTCTTTGGTCAGCTGGAAACTGtagaaaactatatatataaatggaaaaaaggaCATTTTTAGTCTTGTAAATTTAACATTCGGTCTATTTTAATCATATAAGTTCTAAAAGTATCGAATTAGTCCTATATGTATGATTCCTAAGGCAATTTTAATCTATTTTGTGACttataaaactaaaaatatctttttcttataggaccatattttaattgaaagcAAACTTATATGacaaaaaatgtctttttcaaaacttataggaTTAAATTATCTTAGTGATATATGATTGATTCGACAGTTTTAAATCTTAtagtattaaaattaattgaatatcAAACTTATAAGACCGAAAATATCTTTTTAACTATGATCAATGTACCAGAAGAGAGAGCAAaaatatagatttgaaacGTAATGGCCATATGCCAAAATTACAATCCTAAAGTATTTAAATTGATCGATACAatcttatttttgtaattttcttttattttttaaataaataaaataaaacgatatctattaataaaataatatagttttatttcttaaataaaCATTAGAAGAAATGTATAACAAGCTTATCTTGTTTACATGCATGTATCTGTGTGTATGTCAGTGGGAGCTTGTTTTTGGACATTTAGATTGTGTTGGGAGCACATAGGAGTTTCAAATATAAAGTGGGCTTTAAAACAAAAGTGAGCAATTTTGGTAGGCTTTCGTTTTCTCCATTTAAGCAATCAATACGTAAGTTTTTTCTTTCAGTGCAataattaagaataatattGTTAATGATATTAATTGGTCAAGCAAGTTCAAGAAAGACGTGCATTCAGAGACGGAGCTACTGTTGGTTCAgcttcatttatatattttcccataaagtgcacctttttatgattttacccttataaattgtaatttttttaaggatTTACCCCAACTAAGTATATATgcatttatatgtattttgtTCCCGCTAAGAGAAAATCCTGGCTTCGTCCTTACGTACATTCAATCACGAATTGAAGATATCTTAAGAGACTGGTGTGTATTGCTTTATCATCGCGCTTGCCgacttttatatatcattattGGACGAAAGGCATGTGCATATGTATGTACTAGAGTTGTTTGCGTGTATATTTAAAAGATGTGATTACTATTGAAACGAACATATAGGTGCATAAAATTTTGTTCGTGAATgtattttttgggtgaaatccgtgaatatatttattcatgagGAAGTTAATTTTAAtccaattttttcatttatatgaccttttattgaaatttatgtctaattaattatattttgattaaAGTTTCTTTATTCGTTTAGTAAGGTCGACAGTGCTCATAGAAAAAAGAGTTGGATATttatccaccaaaaaaaaaagagttggaTATTGATTATATGCTTTCACAGTACTAAGATATCCTGCAATTCATATTTCATAGGGTGAAGATATTGAGGGAATATATTAACAAATCGTGAGGTTTTCTTCTAAATAGTAAATACTATCT
This genomic window contains:
- the LOC116211327 gene encoding heavy metal-associated isoprenylated plant protein 39-like, with product MKKLVVKLDLHDGKAKQKALKTVASLQGIDSLSMDMKEKKLTVIGAVDPVSVVSKLRKYWQTDIITVGPAKEPEKEKKEEPKKEEGQAKKEEGPKEEAKKEEQPQQEGQKPGEEPKKDEEAKKDEPKKEEQQAKKEEEPKKPQPLPLPQPDPVLELVRAYRASYPQMTPYHQQMTPYYYVQSMEENPNACVIC